Part of the Desulfovibrio litoralis DSM 11393 genome, AAAGACGAAGGACTTGCACGCAATGGTATATTTTTTATGCTTCTCCAAAAACTATCCTTGATACGCAGTTGCTTGCTGCCACAATGCGGGCAAACAGCCTGTCCCATCCAAGAAACTTGTAATACCACGGGTTTGGCGGAAACAACATTTTCTATTGTAAATTCTGGCAAACCGATTAGAATTCTTTCCACAGGGCGATCTCCTTTCTTTGGTCGGAATCGCGTTTTGCCCTGTTAGGCATACCGCTTTATGGCAGTATGTCTTTTTTATTAGATTTTTTCTACCTGCCCCCGTCTTTGAGGGAGAGCCATTTAAATATGAAGAAATTTTGTATTTGGATACAGGTTTCTATTACTAATGGAAAAATTGACTCTATAAAAACAATGAACAAAAAGCTATTGCCACCGTTTTGAGTATCCTTGATGATAAAACAGACGAGGAATGAATAGTCTTTTCCAGATAACACTCTTATACTAATAAAATGTTTTTATTGTTTTAGTATACCCCTAAAAATATCTCCAAACCTTAATGTTTCAGTACATATGACGCAATATAATAGTTAATATACTTGCATCACCAGTAAAAAATCTTTATATAATGCATAAAAGACTATATTTAGTCTTTTATCCTAAAGTTTGTGGCTAGTCATAAAAGATACAACTTGATTTGTAAACAGCTACTTAGCATCGAGGTCATTACATGACGCATTCTTATCTCGCCCATTCTGAAAATAGAGATGGTAATACTCATTTATTAAAAGATCATTTAACTAACACTCAAAAACTGATTAAAACTTTTGCTAATAACAAAACCCAAGAAAAAATGCTTAGCCTTGTGGCGTTGTTACATGACCTTGGCAAATATCAAGAAGAGTTTCAAGCTTATTTAAAAAATGGTGGTCAAAGAGGTTCTGTGCCTCATGCCCGTTGGGGTGCAATCGTCGCACGCCAACTTGATTGTCATGAACTGTCTTTTTGCATCAATGGGCATCACAAAGGGCTAGAAAACAGTATAGCTTGGGAGAAAGAAGATACTGTTGTTGACGTAGATAAGGGTGAAGATAAAAAATGGCAGGAGTTATATAAGCTTTTTTTAACAGATATGAGTATTCGGCATAAAGAATTTGTACAAGCACTACGTGATTTACTTGCTGAATTAAAGGCGTGTAGCTACAACAAATTAGAAAGAGAGTTACTTACACGATTTATTTTTTCGTGTTTAACTGATGCCGATTGGTTAGATACAGAGTCGCATTTTTCACCTGATAAAGCTGAGTTGCGTGGTGGTAAAAAACTAGACCTTGAAAATTGTTTAAAACAAATTGAGGCTATTTTTCAGGGATTTGAAAGCCATCAAGCAAGTCTAAAAGAAATTAATGTCTTACGAAATCAAGCCAGAAAACAGGCCTTAGAAAAAGCAAATGGAAAGGTAGATTTTTATTCTCTTAATTTACCCACAGGACTAGGCAAAACACTAACCTCGTTTCATTGGGCATTAGAACACGCTAGGGCAAATAAACTTAAACGTATTATTATTGTTTTACCTTATGTAAATATCATTGACCAAACGGCGGCATTATTAAAAAAATATTTTGGTGAAGATAATATTTTAGAACATCATGCTAGTTTTAATGAAGAGAATAAGGAAGAAACAAAGAGTATAAACGAAGAAACAGATAAGAAAAAACTCGCCTGCGAAAATTGGGATTATCCCATAATAGTTACAACAACAGTACAATTTTATGAATCTTTGTTTTCCAATAAACCTTCAAAATCTAGAAAAATACATAATATCGCCAATTCAGTAGTGATTTTAGACGAAGTACAAACTTTATCCAAAGAATTAGTTCTGCCTACGCTTGATATGCTTAAAGATGTACAAAAAGTTATGAATACGAGCTTTGTATTTTGTACAGCCACCATGCCCGCCTTTGAAAAACATGAAAACTTTAATGGAGTTGAACGCCTAATACCATTAGTAGATAATGCTGAAGAGCTGTTTAATAAAACTAAAAGAGTTAATTTCAACTTGCTTAATGAGCTAAATCCACTCTCCATAGACGATTTAAAAACACAGGTGATTTTAACAGGCGAAAGGGGTAAGTCAACGTTAGTTATTTTTAATACTAAACAGATTACTAAAGATTTTTATCTGTCGCTAAGTGTTATGAAAAACTGGGAAAAATCTTATCATCTATCCACAAATATGTGTCCTGTGCATCGTAAAGCTGTCATAGAAAATATTCGAGCTGATTTAAAAAATAAAGTAAAAATTCTTGTTGTCTCGACTCAACTTATAGAAGCAGGCGTTGACTTTGACTTTCCGTGTGTGTTTAGAGCGATAGCCCCTTTAGAGTCCATTATTCAAGCCGCAGGTCGTTGTAATCGAGAAGGTAGCATGGCACAAAAAGGTGAAGTTTATCTGTTTGAGCTTGAAAATGCCATTTATCCAAGCGGTGCATATAAAACAGAAATGGAATTAGCGAAGCTATTAATAAAAGATAATGTTCAACGGTTAGATGAATATAGTTTTTTTAAAAATTACTACCAACAGGTTATGTCGCTTTATATTGAAACAAAAAAAATTACACCTGTGCGTGAAGCTTATGACTTTGAAAAAGTTAATAGCATGTATAAATTAATAGATAATGCGACGCAAAGCATTTTTATCTATCAATATAATGATGAAAGCAAAGAATTATATCGCAAAATTGAAGAAAA contains:
- a CDS encoding CRISPR-associated helicase/endonuclease Cas3, which codes for MTHSYLAHSENRDGNTHLLKDHLTNTQKLIKTFANNKTQEKMLSLVALLHDLGKYQEEFQAYLKNGGQRGSVPHARWGAIVARQLDCHELSFCINGHHKGLENSIAWEKEDTVVDVDKGEDKKWQELYKLFLTDMSIRHKEFVQALRDLLAELKACSYNKLERELLTRFIFSCLTDADWLDTESHFSPDKAELRGGKKLDLENCLKQIEAIFQGFESHQASLKEINVLRNQARKQALEKANGKVDFYSLNLPTGLGKTLTSFHWALEHARANKLKRIIIVLPYVNIIDQTAALLKKYFGEDNILEHHASFNEENKEETKSINEETDKKKLACENWDYPIIVTTTVQFYESLFSNKPSKSRKIHNIANSVVILDEVQTLSKELVLPTLDMLKDVQKVMNTSFVFCTATMPAFEKHENFNGVERLIPLVDNAEELFNKTKRVNFNLLNELNPLSIDDLKTQVILTGERGKSTLVIFNTKQITKDFYLSLSVMKNWEKSYHLSTNMCPVHRKAVIENIRADLKNKVKILVVSTQLIEAGVDFDFPCVFRAIAPLESIIQAAGRCNREGSMAQKGEVYLFELENAIYPSGAYKTEMELAKLLIKDNVQRLDEYSFFKNYYQQVMSLYIETKKITPVREAYDFEKVNSMYKLIDNATQSIFIYQYNDESKELYRKIEEKQSLGLKPSRSDFRKLQVYSVQVYPNFFQKTKGLYREINGVIVWDGKYNETLGLDIDNQNLETLFV